A single window of Dehalococcoidia bacterium DNA harbors:
- a CDS encoding tryptophan synthase subunit beta (catalyzes the formation of L-tryptophan from L-serine and 1-(indol-3-yl)glycerol 3-phosphate) has product IPALESSHAIAYVEKLAPRLRPDDIVLVCLSGRGDKDLETVSKALRA; this is encoded by the coding sequence TAATCCCTGCCCTCGAGTCATCGCACGCCATCGCGTACGTCGAAAAGCTGGCGCCGCGGCTCCGGCCCGACGACATCGTGCTCGTCTGCCTCTCCGGGCGCGGGGACAAGGACCTGGAGACGGTTTCGAAGGCGCTCAGAGCATGA